actaatatgttgtttttaaaaccatactgtacatgtagccTATAGCTTCAAATAATACagtacagttttttttaatttgttgcACAAATTGTGACAAGTTGTTTTACTGATTGTGCAATTGTGAAATTTTATCATTAAgtcattttaatgtaatattctttatatgtgttttattattattatccagGATATTCCTTCGGTGCACcctatgtaataaaacattccatGCACACTGTGCCATCTACGACACACTAGAATTGCTGCAGAGAGAAACAGCTGATTTAGAAATTTTATGCAATCCCTGTGCAAATGGATATGGCCAGCAATAAAAGGTACTTTAATTTCACaaaccatgtttttttttccatattcaTATAACTACACAGTACACAGAAacattcctttaaaaaaaatgataagatAAATTTATTGCAAGACTTtacaattataaataaaataatacaatgttGCCACACGAAGGTCAGGTCACTCGCTATTTTAGAAAATCATTGTCGGTGCTTGTGGATTTTCACCAAACTGCCATACATGTTAAGATTAAAAATGTGGTTTTAAATAGTTAGAGTTTCAGAGTTATTGCCAGTAAGACAATGTCTCTTGCTTTTTATTAGCTCATTGGATTTTTAAGCATTGAATTTCTCTTGCATGCTGACAggccatcctgaactcatcgggtattgtcACAAAAATACACTATTTATTCCCTGAGGAGTACCGGATGGCTGACAGGCAACCTAttttcttaatatatacattgatataattaataCAACCTAATGCATGTTATATTTTGCTTATTATAGTGTTAAGCTTCAAATCAATACACCAAGTGGCAGTATTTCAGCATACATGGAGCCAGAGATGGCCGAATACTACAGATCTATTAAGTAATTTAATACTTTAGCatgtaaatcaattaattaCCATCACATTATGGGCCTTAGGTATACTCAATAGTTTGATATTGCTGACAGGAACTTGTTCCACCCAAGCTTGTGTTGGACCTCTACTAATACCAAGTTTAATGCCAAAGACTCTGTAAAATGTACTCTTAAAAATCCTTGATGGAAAAATAGCAATACACGTAACTCCTGCAATTCACTACCATTTGAATAAATAGTTTTTCTTTCACTTTGATCtaatttcttttgattttgtccatatacatctataatatttatcttgtttgttgtttgtaataGACAGTGAAGCCCTTGGATCCCTTGTTAAGGAGCTTCTTCAGATGTCTACTACATTTGATGGTGCAGCCAATTCTATCTCAAGCCCTTCATCAAGGTCAACCAATGTCATCAGCCCAAGCTCATCTTCTGTCATCAGACCAAGCCCAAGCTCATCTTCTGTCATCAGACCAAGCCAAAGCTCATCTTCTGCTGTCAGACCAAGCCCAAGCTCATCTTCTGCCGGCAGAGCAAGCCCAAGTCCAAGCCCATCTTCTGTCATCAGACCAAGCCAAAGCTCATATTCTGCTGTCAGACCAAGCCCAAGCTCATCTTCTGCCGACAGAGCAAGCTCAAGCCCATCTTCTGTCGTCAGACCAAGCCCAAGCCCATCTACTAGCACCTCTTCAACAGGTAATACCAACCAAGTGGTAATAAGACTTAAACAGGTTCTGATAATGTGCATTTATGTGGGGTTTTCctcattatttttgttttaatggcaattattgaataaaacaagTACATTTAATTCAAAGGGACATGTGTTTATAAATGGGATACAAAGTCATTATTTTAGGATGAACTTTGGAGAATTTTTTAGTTAGTTCAAtttcaaatgatatacatgataCTTATTTTATATGTGGCATTTAATTACTACAACATTGATCAAAGGTTAAATCAAAATAGAGCCACATAAGTGTTATGGATATCTTGTTCCTTGATTTTTCAGTGAACCAAACTTAACATTTTGTGGGAAAATATTGGTGAGGATTATTACTTTATTTGAGTCATGAGATATGTCCTATTTTATACGACAGATACAGAGGGTTCGGGATGCGGTGCATGGAACAGAAGTGCAACATTACTTCTCCTAGAAGATTATAGGATAATCTCGAAGAAAGTTGAAGCTGGtcaaaaaacaaagaaatccATGTGGAATGAAATCTCAGCAAATCTTAAGAAAAGGGGTTACAGCTATACACCAGACCAAGTTAGTGGAAGATTTAAGACTTTGGTAAGGGGTTATAAAAACTTCAAAGATCATCAGAAGAAAAGTGGGAATGGAACAAAAGCTTTTGAATATAAAGAAGAAATGGAAGAATTATTGGGGCAAGATCCTGCAGTTGTACCAGTAATAACACTGTCCAGCACAGCACAGAATGCTACAGATATTGATGATAGTCTAGACTCCAGTAGAGACGGAGATGAAACTGAAGATACCACTAGTGCAGCAAGTAATGCAACAGTCTCTGAATCTTCCAAGAGAAAGAAGCCAAATACAAATGATCCTGTCGATGCAAACAAGAAAAGAAGATGTTCCTCGAGAGCTGATGTTATCCAGtctttaaatgatttgatgaaAAATCAAGAGTCagaaaatgaaaagaaagaagCTCGACATAGAGAAAAACTTGATGTCTTGAAAGAGTTGGTGGGAGCTTTAAGCAAGAAATGATTTAtgttttttactttaataccgTTATTGGGGAAAATGGACAGACATCAAGTTTAAGGAGAGATCTGGtatcttttttgttgttgttgtttatatttgattttttattggcCTCTAAAAGGTTGTAGAGATTGAGATTTGATTGAATCGttagtttacatgtttttagTTCACCTGGTCCCTTGAGCAAAGTGATCTTTTCTTGTGGTGCATCATCTGcctgtcatcaatatttatctttaaaaagacATTTTGGACAACAAAGTTTGCAAACAGATGGCCTTGACCTATATTACAGGTCATGTGAAAGGGAGGAGGGTGGCAATTTTTAATTTGTGAAAGCTGCTTGCTATTGTAGGCATGGTAACATAATCTGAATGGTCcataaattgtattatataatagtaATAAGTTCAATTTCTTGACATTTTCCCTTGTACCGGTATAATGTTTTTCACCTTGTAACCATACAGTGCATTTTCGAAgaacaatgttatatacctcAACCTCAAATTCACTTTGTTATCAGAGAGTGAATGTTTGATTGCAAGTTTAACCATGACCATTTGTTTTATGCTAATTTTTTTCAACTGCATTTGGATATGTgttgatgttgatattgtaaaggttttaaagaaaatatgtattcTATTGGCACCCATCTATATTGAATATAGAAAAGCTGTTAATATATCTAATCTTGTATATGTTCATATGCATATCAAAATCAGTGGCTTTCATCTAAAAGCTACTTAAAATGTATTAGGGGGAAAATGGAGCAAGAAGGCACTTTTTGTCATCCCCATCATTTATGAGTGTGATTATTTGGTCAGTTGCTCGCTGaaagtatttgtgatatttgttgtaATTATGCCAATGAACAAATAGTTTACCTTATGACCTTCACATTGTCCTTTTACACAGTAGGGGACAACAATTTGGTTGTTACTTTTCCCCCAAATTTTGTACAgcaaaacttttgtttttaatttatcaggcagatatatacatgttattttgttaaagaataaagatttaattacaaaaatcaGCATGGTATTGTATGtgcaatatattttaatacttTGAAAAAATGAAGAACAATCCAAGGAAGGAagtatctgtgtacatattctgaaattttgaattgaaaGCAAGCCAATGATGATCTATCAGTAGCAGTACTGTTATTGTACAATGCCAAGAATACAATCTCACTCACACTATGTTTAATTACTCACAATAACTATTCAACAGATGATGAAGTCATATATCcttttaattcaatgttaatataCACACCATATGAATGAATTCACACCAGTCGATTGGcaataatatttcttttgagAACTCCTTCCGCATCATTTTCTACAATGTTTGGAACAGGTTGGTGATGATTTGGCTGATCACCATCTTCCTCCAGGAAATCACTGACCTCATCTTTTTGTAAAATGCATATATTATGCAACACAGAACTAGCCATAATTATCTGACACGCAGTTTTGATACTGCTTGTCTGAAGGTTTTGCAGACGTCGAAATCGTCCTTTCAGTAGCCCAAATGACCTCTCAATAACGACTCTACAGGATGAATGGTAATGGTTATACCTTCGTTCACGGTTTCCGAGATGGCCATTGTCTCTATAAGGTGTGAGTAACCATCTTCTGATAGGATAGGCTCCATCAGCCAGAATGCAGTAAGTATTGTTGCAGAGTTGCAACCCATTGTTCCAAATGTCTGAGTTTTTAAGGACACGTGCATCGTGGCAACTGCCAGGATATCCAACAAAAACGTGTGTTAGTCTCATATCGTGTCTACAAACAGCTTGCATCTGGATAGAGTAATATCCTTTACGGTTGAAATAGGACTGGGGATGATCTTTTGGCTTActtatgtgtatgtgtgtccCATCAAGCGCTCCAATGATACCTGGAAAACCATTCCTTTGTGAAAACACATCAGCTTCTTCTGCCATTTCTCCTGGACTTGGCCATTTTATGAACCTAGATTTTAAGTGATTTAAGATAGTTTTTATAATCCTCTTTCGGCATTCAATGACGGACGCTTCACCAATTCCAAAGCGGTCTGCTATTTTATTTATAGTGTCTGTGCCACCTAATACCATAATGTgacatatagctgtttatcaaCGGGTATAGGATCATATCCTCCTGTGTGATGTCTTTGCCAATCGGGACATTCTGTTATGAAATCTACCAGAACACTAAATGTATCTCTAGACATCCTGAACAATCCTCTGAATACTTCATCTGTGTACATAGGGATAACTTCTTCTGCGTATCGTCGTATCTTTGCTCTTTCATCTGGCctaaaaattgaaattgaaattaggAGTAAGATATTGGAGGTTAATGTgttataataatttaatattataaattttgtttaatttttgacAGCCATTCGACCCTATAGGCCTagtatatattaaaacattaaaatatataatcctGAGCATTTAAGCAGTAATtcaaaaagggggggggggggggggggggtggaatTACACTAGATCTACATTTTGTGCATAACGATTAAATCCTTGAATGTGATTACAATTTCGGGTGAACAGTCGCAGAGACGTAATGTATGTTTTGGTAGacgaataaaatataaatacagcgaatacaaacaaaacaatatattgaaaatacttaCATTGATAAAGCTATCAGTCCAAAATGTAATGGCACCGTGACACTGGAGTCTTCGTCATCTGAAGAGTCAAAAAGCTCTTCTATGATGACAAGTGCTGCCGCTGTTTCCACAGGATCCGCCATTTTGGATGTGCTACTTCCTGTTCCAAATTATTCGGTTCGCGTATCTGTTCAGCACATCCGGAACTTCACTGGAACAGCCCAACCGTGCACGACCTTTGAGAGAGAAACACAACAGCGCTCAAGTGCAACAGTTAGGTTCTGTATTTTATTCTAAAACGACCCCCATAGAATTCTGCTCTTAATTTGTTATCCCAGATCGCACAATACCAATGAGCTGACAGAACTGCTCTGTTGGGCCAATTGCTTCTACTGTTGGGGAAAATACTGTTGAGCCACCGTTtcaacatgtgttgtatatttaaaAGAACGTCGTTTCCGTCACACGCGTAAGGGATTTCCCCACAGTTGACACGTGTGTACACtgtcacaacccaggttcgggggATCCAGGGTTCTATTGGTTATCTTTATAATAACATACGGAATCAATGACAGATACTAAAAtgccatgtaaatatataatgtatatttatatataacatgctACAGCAATTTGTATACTCCAGATATACCtattatacagtgtagtgtCCCCTAACAAGCCCTGCCTGCCTATGTATAGATTTGATTAATGACCTCCCCAGCTTCCCTCGCTAGTCTAGCTAGGTACCTGCAGCTAGCGCCAGCCCCTACACACACCACGCATACCTTATCACTGCGTTTGCCCCAGTCACTACAGGTGTATACACTACTGTTAGCCTAGGGTGGGACCTAATACTCACCCTATTGAGTAGCCTCAgggaggtttggtttggtttattttgtttaacgtcctattaacagctaaggtcatttaaggacggcctcccgtgcgtgaccttagatgttaataggacgttaaacaaaaaataaaccaaaccaaaccaaactgtgcgtgcgacatgaatgtgtgtggtgagtgcgtatgggtgttttgggaggctgcaatatgttcgtgttaagtctccttgtgataggccggaacttttgccgatttatagtgctacctcactggagcatactgccgaagacacccagcagcacaccccacccggtcacattatactgacaacgggtgaacaGGGAGGAGGGGAGCAGCCGAATGGAGGCTTTTTAAGGGAGGGGAGGTGAAGTCACGGCTACATGGAAACCTTCGACTCCCTGGAACTGTAAGAGATACTGCCTTTTATACCCCAACCCAGGGAAACCCAACTCCTACACAAAAAAGTACCTGTCTTGATCCAATGAAAAGGGGTTTTACTCCCTAACTTTGGTATACCCTAGATTGAAGTGCCCGTATGAGAGCCTACttcctgtaatatatacctGCTACCAATATACTGatgtatatacagatataactaCTTTAAGATCTAAttcttttacaaatatatatgtaaaagttAAGGAGTCTTAGTGTGCAGACtgccgggatcgaacccgcgaccctcggctttctggtccgccgctctaccgactgagctaaagggaaattccccctagccggaagctagaaggcgaccatacaactatgtacagtatttacacttaaaacccggcctgctacactacTCCATCCTTCAAACGTTTTCGCCCCCGAACACACCAACCCAGGTTCtctctccaaggaagcctcttgttttcacttggagtggtctgcggcaccaatgtaaaagttcaagtaGTAGTAGTATGCAGCCAGCTGGGATCGAAgccgcgaccctcggcttactggtccgccgctctaccgacttagctaaagggaaattccccctagccggaagctagaaggcaaccatacaactatgtacagtatttacaattaaaacctggcctgctacatatattttattaatcatCTGGTGTGTATCTGGGTTATATTGAAGTACTTAACTGTTGCTGTTATTAGCGGTAAgttgtgtaaaaaaaattgtgtccTGAGGTGGCTCTTCACTGTTCAATGCCTAATAAATCAAAACCGTCACAATGAAGTCAACGTCCGGAATCTTTTCCATCACGGTTTTGTTTCCCTTATAATATTCAAAACGGAGAACACCTGCCGGGAGACCAGCCACACGTATTCTCAATCTTCTATAAAAAAGGGCAGttaaattatcatatatatcattagtGTCCtcatcaatatatacatcattataaaaagGGCAGTTAAATGctcatatatataattattgtccTCGTCATTTCAATCTCATTGTTCTTTTAAAATGTCACAGATAATATACGTATACAACACATTCCTTGTTCAAAAGTGTAAAAAACACATTGACTGTTTTACATCATTACCAAACTTATATTATGTTCTCATGAACAACATTGGTATTGtgtttttttcaataatcaTTCACAAATGAATTCAGtgacaaaatgtacaaaattgtATCAAACTTGCACAGCTATGATATTATTATGCAATTGCATAGCTAAATAGCTTATTTCAACAACGAAAGAGCATtgtaaattaaaaatcaataccACTTGATACATTACTTCTTGACTTTATTTGCATGCTAATAGCTTCCTAAAACTGATATTGAATCTAAATTTGGAGAAATTATATTCCATATTAGATTATTACCTATGTGCAGCTGTGCATTACTTAattagtacactgtatattatatgaaaTAGTCAAATACACATATACTGACATTGATCTAGTTCAATCTTTGATTTAGGAAGACGAAATCACATTTGGTACCTATCTGATGTTTCATTCTTTCTCGACCCTGTTAACAGGAAGCAAGAAAGGACAAGTCCTTAGATATGGGTACAGACACACAGGGCAGTAATGTCTATGTTCACAGCTTTCAAAATTCCACTGGCTGGAGAGACTTGTCAAATGGTATTGTCTGCTGACAGCTGCTTGGGAAGTATGGATATAATGTCAATAACTGCAAGATAAACTGGAGACTTGCATATTATGGTTCAAAAGCGGGCATCTGGACACTGTAGAAACACTTTTACAAACATTATAACCTGTCCAAAATCCATTTTGCCATACTGTACCACAGTATTGTTTCGTTTTGTCATTGTTCTATAATTCTTACCTGGGACAATAAACCCATTAATGTAGGCTCTTTTGAAAAACAACAGTTTGTGGTATTGCCCAATCTTAAGTGTGATTGCATGCTGCTccatttctgtaaaaaaaaaaatggtgatAACAGCACCGACAATGAACATGTCTGCAATTTTTTCTCGTTTGGAGCACAtcctttttttctgtaaatttcTTGTAAAGTTCCTCTTCATCAGATTCATATCTAATACAACTGGAAATATTGTGCAAATTCTGATGAACACTTGCAGCGCAGACAATTTGTCGTTCTATTTGTTGTGTCAAGTGGAAAAGTGTTCTTAATTGACCATTGAAATCTTCGAAATAAAAACATCATGTTGCCCATAGTGGTCCTGGCACATTACTACTGAAATGCGTCAACATCTTCTTTGCTCGAAGTAACTGTTCACCAGTAATGTGGTCACTCAGCAGGATAAACATGGCCTGTACTAACAACAAATAGTGTTCAAAGTCTGGTAAAGTTCCAAACAGACAAGGAAGGCTATATTACAGCATGAATGATTTGTATTCAGTGGCTTTGAAATGGCCAATGGGGGTCTTATATTAAGAGTCTTTCATTGGCAGCACTCAGTTGTCCACATATACTGAAAACCATATCAACACTTATAAAAACTTATCAAACCATAAAGACATCAGCATTGTCATAACTCCAAAGCACACGCGGTGCATGTAGTCTATTCCCACTCCCCTAACCATGTCAAATTTcggcaaaaaaaaaagaaaaccatgtTAGTCCATGCAAGCCATGCACTcctttttaaacgaacattaatgttcggttattgtgatcaagaactggactgagaaatataaccatatatggtagccacattcaccaatacgccatctactgtctgtttcaatgaaatatggctgcccccattgccttacgcttcaaataactcacttgcaaaaacatcttcgttttatatagtagttttaccgaaaaggttgaaatgtattcagtaggtgttttcaagatgcatacgatttgagaaatgcataacgctagcgaaatgtgaagactaaatgaacctgaactttgcgatAACTCCGGTCCAGgttaatatatttatgtaaacaactattgcgcatgcgcattcgtctccggatgtttagaaagttttgctcttccgtgttctttccaaaacggctgacattatagcataggtctgcaaatttgtccgcgatttacttaaatgtgtaatatatatattct
This genomic stretch from Pecten maximus chromosome 13, xPecMax1.1, whole genome shotgun sequence harbors:
- the LOC117341505 gene encoding uncharacterized serine-rich protein C215.13-like; translated protein: MQSLCKWIWPAIKDSEALGSLVKELLQMSTTFDGAANSISSPSSRSTNVISPSSSSVIRPSPSSSSVIRPSQSSSSAVRPSPSSSSAGRASPSPSPSSVIRPSQSSYSAVRPSPSSSSADRASSSPSSVVRPSPSPSTSTSSTDTEGSGCGAWNRSATLLLLEDYRIISKKVEAGQKTKKSMWNEISANLKKRGYSYTPDQVSGRFKTLVRGYKNFKDHQKKSGNGTKAFEYKEEMEELLGQDPAVVPVITLSSTAQNATDIDDSLDSSRDGDETEDTTSAASNATVSESSKRKKPNTNDPVDANKKRRCSSRADVIQSLNDLMKNQESENEKKEARHREKLDVLKELVGALSKK
- the LOC117341384 gene encoding putative nuclease HARBI1 translates to MAEEADVFSQRNGFPGIIGALDGTHIHISKPKDHPQSYFNRKGYYSIQMQAVCRHDMRLTHVFVGYPGSCHDARVLKNSDIWNNGLQLCNNTYCILADGAYPIRRWLLTPYRDNGHLGNRERRYNHYHSSCRVVIERSFGLLKGRFRRLQNLQTSSIKTACQIIMASSVLHNICILQKDEVSDFLEEDGDQPNHHQPVPNIVENDAEGVLKRNIIANRLV